A stretch of the Primulina tabacum isolate GXHZ01 unplaced genomic scaffold, ASM2559414v2 Contig822, whole genome shotgun sequence genome encodes the following:
- the LOC142535155 gene encoding oxoglutarate-dependent flavonoid 7-O-demethylase 1-like isoform X1 has protein sequence MESKFTKLGGSHEVPNVQELAKEISTTVPKRYVRFDENDSILSNVSPSSEVPVIDMHKLDGDSMVELGKLHDACQEWGFFQLINHGVISGVVENMKLEVQKFFGLPIEEKKRFYQEIGDVEGYGQAFVVSEDQKLDWADMFYIVTSPTNLRKNHLIPKLPYTFREAIEAYSEELKILAMKILSLMARVLKIEEEDMKILFERGTQGMRMNFYPPCPQPELVTGLCPHSDAIGLSILIQVNEVEGLQVKKDGVWIPVVPLPDAFVVNIGDILEIVTNGAYRSVEHRAVLNKEQERLSVVAFHSPKMEGDLGPAPSLVTAETPAKFKRISVSDYFKGLYARELVGKSYLDCMRT, from the exons ATGGAATCAAAGTTCACGAAACTCGGAGGTTCGCATGAGGTGCCTAATGTGCAAGAACTGGCCAAGGAGATATCGACCACAGTTCCGAAAAGATATGTTCGTTTCGATGAAAATGATTCGATTTTATCCAATGTTTCCCCGTCGTCTGAAGTTCCAGTTATCGATATGCACAAGTTGGACGGAGATTCAATGGTGGAGCTTGGTAAGTTGCATGATGCATGCCAAGAATGGGGTTTCTTTCag TTGATTAATCATGGGGTCATCTCTGGAGTGGTGGAAAACATGAAATTGGAAGTCCAAAAATTTTTCGGTCTGCCGATCGAAGAGAAGAAAAGGTTTTATCAAGAAATAGGAGATGTAGAAGGTTATGGACAAGCTTTCGTGGTATCAGAGGACCAAAAGCTCGACTGGGCGGACATGTTCTATATCGTCACCTCACCAACAAATTTGAGGAAGAATCACTTAATCCCAAAGCTTCCATACACGTTCAG GGAAGCCATAGAAGCGTATTCCGAAGAATTGAAGATCCTAGCCATGAAGATTCTTTCCCTGATGGCGAGAGTTttgaaaattgaagaagaagaCATGAAAATTCTATTTGAACGGGGCACGCAGGGTATGAGGATGAACTTCTATCCTCCATGTCCACAACCGGAGCTCGTCACGGGACTCTGCCCTCACTCGGACGCCATTGGCCTCTCAATTCTTATCCAAGTCAATGAAGTTGAAGGCCTACAGGTCAAGAAAGATGGGGTTTGGATCCCTGTTGTTCCTCTTCCTGATGCGTTTGTGGTCAACATAGGAGATATTTTGGAG ATTGTGACGAATGGTGCATACCGGAGCGTGGAGCATCGAGCAGTTTTGAACAAGGAGCAAGAGAGGCTGTCCGTGGTCGCATTTCATAGCCCAAAAATGGAAGGTGATTTAGGTCCAGCTCCTAGCCTCGTCACCGCGGAAACTCCCGCAAAATTCAAGAGAATCAGCGTTTCTGATTATTTCAAGGGACTGTATGCTAGAGAACTGGTGGGGAAATCATACTTGGACTGCATGAGAACTTAA